The following coding sequences lie in one Synechococcus sp. PCC 7336 genomic window:
- a CDS encoding MgPME-cyclase complex family protein, translated as MTETYYFIAASKAFIESEPLDEVLEERKRNYAERGKPIDFFYVERPAFLSAPEFDGVRARIDAPAIAIVSSDPKAIRWLKLRLEFVEMGEFVAPSDTIPDPLASLLE; from the coding sequence ATGACTGAGACCTATTATTTTATTGCCGCCAGCAAAGCGTTTATCGAGTCCGAACCGTTGGACGAGGTGTTGGAGGAGCGCAAGCGCAATTACGCGGAGCGCGGCAAGCCGATTGATTTTTTCTATGTGGAGCGGCCCGCGTTTCTGTCTGCACCGGAATTCGATGGGGTGCGGGCGAGGATTGACGCTCCGGCGATCGCGATTGTGTCCTCCGATCCAAAGGCGATCCGCTGGCTGAAGTTGCGGCTAGAATTTGTCGAAATGGGCGAGTTTGTCGCCCCTAGCGATACCATCCCCGATCCGCTCGCCTCGCTGCTCGAATAG
- a CDS encoding YkgJ family cysteine cluster protein yields the protein MTDLNAGDRFSLSDRPVESQRGGWHCVSHCGACCYLEPDERDELDSYLSATELQQYLGMVGEDGWCIHYDRQQRQCSIYKSRPSFCRVTPQTFGVMFGVSADELPQYAAACCREHIGDIYGCASPEMDRFDRENDL from the coding sequence TTGACCGATCTGAATGCAGGCGATCGCTTTTCTCTCTCCGATCGACCGGTCGAATCCCAACGGGGAGGATGGCACTGCGTCAGCCATTGCGGTGCCTGTTGCTATCTCGAACCCGACGAGCGGGATGAGTTAGACAGCTATCTCTCGGCCACAGAACTGCAACAGTATCTGGGCATGGTGGGGGAGGATGGTTGGTGCATTCACTACGATCGCCAGCAGCGCCAGTGCAGCATCTACAAGAGTCGTCCCTCCTTTTGCCGCGTAACCCCTCAAACCTTTGGCGTGATGTTTGGCGTCTCGGCTGACGAGCTCCCCCAATATGCGGCGGCCTGCTGTCGGGAACACATTGGAGATATCTACGGCTGCGCCAGCCCGGAGATGGATCGGTTCGATCGCGAGAACGATCTGTAG
- a CDS encoding type II toxin-antitoxin system Phd/YefM family antitoxin has protein sequence MPDSNIIPITEARQTLFGLVDRVNDSHEPVFITGKRGSAVLVSEEDWRSIQETLYLKSISGVWDSIEAGMKQPIEDCADDLPW, from the coding sequence ATGCCAGACTCCAATATCATTCCTATCACTGAGGCTCGACAAACACTGTTTGGGCTTGTTGACCGCGTCAACGACTCTCACGAACCCGTTTTTATTACTGGCAAGCGGGGAAGTGCCGTCCTGGTTAGCGAGGAAGACTGGCGATCGATCCAGGAAACGCTTTACCTGAAATCGATATCTGGTGTTTGGGATTCGATTGAGGCAGGGATGAAGCAGCCCATTGAAGACTGCGCGGACGACCTCCCCTGGTAG
- a CDS encoding Txe/YoeB family addiction module toxin — translation MSWRLKYSKQAQKDSLRLASAGLKGKAEKLLAILADNPYQSPPSVEKLKGTSSPVYSRRINIQHRLVYQVFEEERLVKVLRMWTHYGD, via the coding sequence ATGTCTTGGAGGTTGAAATATAGCAAGCAAGCGCAGAAAGATTCGCTGAGGCTTGCCTCGGCTGGGCTGAAGGGCAAAGCAGAGAAACTGTTAGCGATTTTGGCTGACAATCCCTACCAATCGCCACCCAGCGTTGAGAAGCTCAAAGGCACCTCAAGCCCGGTTTACTCTCGCAGAATTAATATCCAACATCGTCTGGTTTATCAAGTCTTCGAGGAGGAACGCCTTGTCAAAGTCTTGCGGATGTGGACGCATTACGGCGATTAA